A genomic segment from Rhodospirillum centenum SW encodes:
- a CDS encoding RelA/SpoT family protein: MNRPSAQPIIRQYELVERVKSYDPDADEDALNKAYVFTIKAHGSQTRASGDPYFTHPIWVAYLLTELKLDTASIITALLHDTVEDTLTSLQEIQRAFGPDVARLVDGVTKLSRIELQHTGTPQSDQQKQAENFRKLVLAMSEDIRVLLVKLADRLHNMQTLHYIKNPDKRRRIARETIEIYAPLAERIGIQRWKDELEELAFQELNPEAFASIRGRLERLEEDGAGGVDRIIKELEETVHSAGLQTATVSGRRKAPYSIWRKMQRKNVAFEQLSDVMAFRIVVDTVEHCYQALGVIHAKYPVVPGRFKDYISTPKPNGYRSIHTTVIGPEKHRIEVQIRTDEMHEVADVGVAAHWAYKEGRPRTTEGRQYRWLRELLDILEHAVRPEEFLEHTKLELFQDQVFCFTPKGDLIALPRGATAVDFAYAVHSVVGDTCVGAKVNGRMLPLRTPLQNGDQVEILTSKNSTPSTDWENFVVTGKARARIRRFIRTQQRGEHIKLGRGLLERIFKQEGYEYSDKALDGVIKIFQQPTSEDLLAAIGAAQTGARDVFNTIFPGHRTQQQVAPEDKIVPQAKAKPKRSSSAPLPIRGLIPGMAVHYARCCHPLPGDRIVGIVTTGKGVTIHTIDCETLESFHESPERWIDVAWDPEAEGMEDAVGRISVVVANEPGALGTLTTVIGKNGGNITNLKFTSRSPDFFEMLIDIDVHDVKHLTNIMAALRAMPVINSVERARSR; the protein is encoded by the coding sequence ATGAACCGGCCATCCGCCCAGCCCATCATCCGCCAGTACGAACTTGTCGAGCGCGTCAAGTCCTACGATCCCGACGCGGACGAGGACGCCCTCAACAAGGCCTACGTCTTCACGATCAAGGCGCACGGGTCCCAGACCCGTGCCAGCGGCGACCCCTATTTCACCCACCCGATCTGGGTCGCCTACCTGCTGACCGAGCTGAAGCTCGACACCGCCTCCATCATCACGGCGCTGCTGCACGATACGGTCGAAGACACGCTCACCTCGTTGCAGGAGATCCAGCGCGCCTTCGGCCCGGACGTGGCGCGGCTGGTGGATGGCGTCACCAAGCTGTCCCGCATCGAGCTGCAACACACCGGCACGCCGCAGTCCGACCAGCAGAAGCAGGCGGAGAACTTCCGCAAGCTGGTGCTGGCGATGTCGGAGGACATCCGGGTCCTGCTGGTCAAGCTGGCGGACCGTCTGCACAACATGCAGACGCTCCACTACATCAAGAATCCGGACAAGCGCCGCCGCATCGCCCGCGAGACCATCGAGATCTATGCACCGCTGGCCGAGCGTATCGGCATCCAGCGCTGGAAGGACGAGCTGGAGGAGCTGGCCTTCCAGGAACTGAACCCGGAAGCCTTCGCCTCCATCCGCGGCCGGCTGGAACGGCTGGAGGAGGACGGGGCGGGCGGCGTTGATCGCATCATCAAGGAGCTTGAGGAAACGGTCCACAGCGCCGGCCTGCAAACCGCCACCGTTTCCGGCCGACGCAAGGCGCCCTATTCCATCTGGCGCAAGATGCAGCGCAAGAACGTGGCGTTCGAGCAGCTCTCCGACGTCATGGCCTTCCGCATCGTCGTGGACACGGTCGAGCACTGCTATCAGGCGCTGGGCGTCATCCATGCCAAGTACCCGGTCGTTCCCGGCCGGTTCAAGGACTACATCTCCACCCCGAAGCCGAACGGCTACCGCTCCATCCACACCACCGTCATCGGGCCGGAGAAGCACCGCATCGAGGTGCAGATCCGCACCGACGAGATGCACGAGGTGGCGGATGTCGGCGTCGCCGCGCACTGGGCCTACAAGGAGGGCCGGCCGCGCACGACCGAGGGACGGCAGTACCGCTGGCTGCGCGAACTGCTGGACATCCTGGAGCATGCCGTCCGGCCGGAGGAGTTCCTTGAGCACACCAAGCTGGAACTGTTCCAGGACCAGGTCTTCTGCTTCACGCCCAAGGGCGATCTGATCGCCCTGCCGCGCGGTGCCACGGCGGTGGACTTCGCCTATGCCGTCCATTCGGTGGTGGGCGATACCTGCGTCGGCGCCAAGGTCAACGGGCGCATGCTGCCCCTGCGGACGCCGCTCCAGAACGGCGACCAGGTGGAGATCCTGACCTCGAAGAACTCCACGCCGTCCACGGACTGGGAGAACTTCGTCGTCACCGGCAAGGCGCGGGCCCGCATCCGCCGCTTCATCCGGACCCAGCAGCGGGGAGAGCACATCAAGCTGGGCCGCGGCCTGCTGGAACGCATCTTCAAGCAGGAAGGCTACGAATATTCCGACAAGGCGCTGGACGGGGTCATCAAGATCTTCCAGCAGCCGACGTCGGAGGACCTGCTGGCCGCCATCGGCGCCGCCCAGACCGGGGCGCGCGACGTCTTCAACACGATCTTCCCCGGCCACCGCACCCAGCAGCAGGTCGCGCCGGAGGACAAGATCGTTCCGCAGGCCAAGGCGAAGCCCAAGCGGAGCAGCAGCGCGCCGCTGCCGATCCGCGGCCTGATCCCGGGGATGGCGGTCCACTACGCCCGTTGCTGCCACCCGCTGCCGGGCGACCGCATCGTCGGCATCGTCACCACCGGAAAGGGCGTCACGATCCACACGATCGACTGCGAGACGCTGGAGAGCTTCCACGAGAGTCCCGAGCGCTGGATCGACGTGGCCTGGGACCCGGAGGCCGAGGGGATGGAGGATGCGGTCGGCCGCATCTCCGTCGTCGTCGCCAACGAGCCCGGGGCGCTGGGCACGCTCACCACCGTCATCGGCAAGAACGGCGGCAACATCACGAACCTGAAGTTCACCAGCCGGTCACCGGATTTCTTCGAGATGCTGATCGACATCGACGTGCATGATGTCAAGCATCTGACCAACATCATGGCAGCGCTGCG
- the rpoZ gene encoding DNA-directed RNA polymerase subunit omega, which yields MARVTVEDCVEKVPNRFELVMMAAQRARDIAAGSPLSVDRDNDKNPVVALREIADETVTLETLRNSLIKGHQRVPEQDEPEEEIVELMAGENAWSVPEAGGDEGGDASELLDDEGEGAAAGAEPDFSEMDVPLADLADEDKI from the coding sequence ATGGCCCGCGTAACGGTCGAAGATTGCGTCGAGAAGGTTCCGAACCGGTTCGAACTCGTGATGATGGCGGCCCAGCGGGCGCGCGACATCGCGGCCGGCTCGCCCCTGTCCGTCGACCGCGACAACGACAAGAACCCGGTCGTCGCCCTGCGGGAGATCGCCGACGAGACCGTGACCCTGGAGACGCTGCGCAACTCCCTGATCAAGGGGCACCAGCGCGTTCCCGAGCAGGACGAGCCCGAGGAGGAGATCGTCGAGCTGATGGCCGGCGAGAACGCCTGGTCGGTTCCGGAGGCCGGCGGCGACGAAGGCGGCGACGCGTCCGAACTGCTGGATGACGAGGGCGAGGGGGCCGCTGCCGGGGCCGAGCCGGACTTCTCCGAGATGGACGTCCCGCTGGCGGACCTGGCTGACGAGGACAAGATCTGA
- the folK gene encoding 2-amino-4-hydroxy-6-hydroxymethyldihydropteridine diphosphokinase, producing the protein MILIGLGSNLAVPGIGGPLAVCTAALAALERRGLRVVARSRWYETAPVPVSDQPWFVNAVAQVESPLGPDGILSVLHAVEAEFGRVRQVVNEARVLDLDLLDHDGQRRDDAPMLPHPRMHLRAFVLLPLAELAPGWVHPVSGRRVDELIADLPPGQDARSIPDARIVDGRIVDGRIADV; encoded by the coding sequence ATGATCCTGATCGGTCTGGGATCGAACCTCGCCGTGCCCGGCATCGGTGGCCCGCTCGCCGTCTGCACGGCCGCGCTCGCCGCCCTGGAACGCCGCGGGCTGAGGGTCGTCGCGCGGTCCCGCTGGTATGAGACGGCGCCTGTGCCGGTGTCGGACCAGCCCTGGTTCGTCAACGCCGTGGCGCAGGTGGAGAGCCCGCTCGGCCCCGACGGCATCCTGTCGGTCCTGCATGCGGTGGAAGCGGAGTTCGGCCGTGTGCGCCAGGTGGTGAACGAGGCCCGGGTGCTCGACCTCGACCTGCTGGATCATGACGGGCAGCGCCGCGACGATGCGCCCATGTTACCACACCCTCGTATGCATCTCCGGGCCTTCGTCCTGCTGCCCCTGGCAGAACTGGCGCCCGGCTGGGTGCATCCGGTGTCCGGGCGGCGGGTGGATGAGCTGATCGCCGACCTGCCCCCCGGCCAGGACGCCCGCAGTATCCCGGATGCCAGGATCGTGGATGGCAGGATCGTGGATGGCAGGATCGCGGATGTATGA
- a CDS encoding NYN domain-containing protein, producing MDRKIFYQEERLAMFIDGANLYAAARSLGFDIDYKRLLELFAGRGRLVRAFYYTALVEDQEYSPIRPLVDWLDYNGYTMVTKPTKEYTDASGRRKIKGNMDIELAIDVMEMAEHVDHILLFSGDGDFRRLVEAVQRKGVRVTVISTVRSTPPMVADELRRQADNFLELQDLSPNIMRTHSPRFQNQGGPQQGGDPGLRDMGGRDMSGRDFGGRDMGGRDIGPRDLDEDEEPLD from the coding sequence ATGGATCGAAAGATATTCTATCAGGAAGAGCGGCTGGCGATGTTCATCGACGGCGCCAACCTTTACGCCGCAGCCCGGTCTCTGGGCTTCGACATTGACTACAAGAGGTTGCTTGAGCTGTTCGCCGGGCGCGGCCGGCTGGTGCGCGCCTTCTACTACACGGCCCTGGTCGAAGACCAGGAGTATTCACCGATCCGCCCCCTGGTCGACTGGCTCGACTACAACGGCTACACGATGGTGACGAAGCCGACCAAGGAGTACACGGACGCGTCGGGGCGGCGCAAGATCAAGGGAAACATGGACATCGAGCTGGCCATCGACGTGATGGAGATGGCCGAGCATGTGGACCATATCCTGCTGTTCTCCGGCGATGGCGACTTCCGCCGGCTGGTGGAGGCGGTCCAGCGCAAGGGCGTGCGCGTGACGGTGATCAGCACGGTCCGCTCCACCCCGCCGATGGTGGCGGACGAGCTGCGCCGGCAGGCCGACAATTTCCTGGAGCTGCAGGATCTCTCGCCGAACATCATGCGCACCCACTCGCCCCGGTTCCAGAACCAGGGCGGGCCGCAGCAGGGCGGCGATCCCGGACTCCGCGACATGGGCGGCAGGGACATGAGTGGCAGGGACTTCGGCGGGCGCGACATGGGGGGACGCGATATCGGCCCGCGCGACCTGGACGAGGACGAAGAGCCGCTGGACTGA
- a CDS encoding uracil-DNA glycosylase, which produces MVPTPTGVRLQPDADCPLCPRLAAFRQDNRARFPDHANAPVPSFGPASARLLIVGLAPGLHGANRTGRPFTGDYAGDLLYETLALFGFARGRYDRRPDDGLELVDCRIVNSARCVPPENKPTPAEVATCRRFLIDELEHLPDLRAVVALGTVAHASTVTALGGRASRFPFAHGARHEVRPGVALFDSYHCSRYNTNTGRLTPEMFHTVFKAVRDLLDAA; this is translated from the coding sequence ATGGTTCCGACACCGACCGGCGTCCGGCTGCAACCGGACGCCGACTGTCCGCTCTGCCCGCGCCTTGCCGCGTTCAGGCAGGACAACCGCGCCCGCTTCCCTGACCATGCCAACGCGCCGGTGCCGTCCTTCGGGCCGGCCTCGGCTCGGCTGCTGATCGTCGGGCTGGCGCCCGGCCTGCACGGGGCGAACCGGACCGGCCGGCCCTTCACCGGGGACTATGCCGGCGACCTGCTGTACGAGACCCTGGCCCTGTTCGGATTCGCCCGCGGCCGCTACGACCGCCGTCCGGACGACGGTCTGGAACTGGTGGACTGCCGGATCGTCAACAGCGCGCGCTGTGTGCCGCCGGAGAACAAGCCGACTCCGGCGGAGGTCGCCACCTGCCGCCGTTTCCTGATCGACGAGCTTGAACACCTGCCGGACCTGCGCGCCGTGGTGGCCCTGGGGACCGTCGCCCATGCCAGCACCGTGACCGCGCTGGGCGGGCGGGCGTCCCGCTTTCCCTTCGCCCATGGCGCCCGGCACGAGGTGAGGCCGGGGGTGGCGCTGTTCGACAGCTATCACTGCTCCCGCTACAACACCAACACGGGCCGCCTGACGCCGGAGATGTTCCACACCGTCTTCAAGGCCGTGCGCGACCTGCTCGACGCGGCCTGA
- a CDS encoding DUF1036 domain-containing protein, with the protein MRNAIKKTTGKKTTGNKTAGRKTAGLTAAVAAMASLVWVSVADARLTVCNRVSEPVKVALGVEEGDGWRSRGWWHIAPGECRALLDTDLKLLEYYLRAEPEEPGTGWGGDFPFCVDGKDFEIGGDTDCEARGHRTAGFFLLSTDGASSMTHNLTD; encoded by the coding sequence ATGCGGAACGCGATCAAGAAAACCACGGGCAAGAAAACCACGGGCAACAAGACCGCGGGCAGGAAGACAGCCGGCCTGACGGCGGCGGTCGCTGCCATGGCGTCCCTGGTCTGGGTGTCGGTGGCGGATGCGCGCCTGACGGTCTGCAACCGGGTGTCGGAGCCGGTCAAGGTGGCGCTGGGCGTGGAGGAGGGGGACGGCTGGCGCTCCCGCGGCTGGTGGCACATCGCCCCCGGCGAATGCCGTGCCCTGCTCGATACCGACCTCAAGCTGCTCGAATACTATCTCCGCGCCGAGCCGGAGGAGCCGGGCACCGGCTGGGGCGGCGATTTTCCGTTCTGCGTTGACGGCAAGGACTTCGAGATCGGGGGTGACACCGACTGCGAGGCACGGGGCCACCGCACCGCCGGCTTCTTCCTGCTGTCCACCGACGGCGCCAGCTCCATGACCCACAACCTGACGGACTGA
- the smpB gene encoding SsrA-binding protein SmpB, whose protein sequence is MARADSAPGRIAAQNRRARFDYFIEDTLEAGIVLAGTEVKSLRSGRASINESYAGEQNGELFLFNAYIPEYQLAGQFFQHEVRRPRKLLVRSRQLGRLFASIQREGMTLVPLSIYFNDRGLAKVELGIAKGKKKGDKRETEKARDWQRDKARLMRAKG, encoded by the coding sequence ATGGCTCGTGCAGATTCCGCGCCCGGCAGGATCGCCGCGCAGAACCGACGGGCACGGTTCGACTACTTCATCGAGGACACGCTGGAGGCGGGAATCGTGCTGGCCGGAACGGAGGTGAAGAGCCTCCGCAGTGGTCGTGCCAGCATCAACGAATCCTATGCCGGCGAGCAGAACGGCGAACTGTTCCTGTTCAACGCCTACATCCCCGAGTACCAGCTCGCGGGACAGTTCTTCCAGCATGAGGTGCGGCGGCCCCGCAAGCTGCTGGTGCGTAGCCGCCAGCTCGGACGCCTGTTCGCCTCCATCCAGCGCGAGGGCATGACGCTGGTTCCGCTGTCGATCTATTTCAACGACCGCGGGCTGGCGAAGGTGGAACTCGGGATCGCCAAGGGCAAGAAGAAGGGCGACAAGCGCGAGACCGAGAAGGCGCGCGACTGGCAGCGGGACAAGGCCCGCCTGATGCGGGCGAAGGGTTGA
- the dapA gene encoding 4-hydroxy-tetrahydrodipicolinate synthase: MFRGSIVALITPFRNGGIDERAFQDFVEWQIAEGTHGLVPVGTTGESTTLSHEEHRRVIQLCVEVSRGRVPVIAGTGSNSTEEAISLTRFAKEAGATAALVVTPYYNKPTQEGLYAHYKAIHDAVDLPIVIYNIPGRSVVDMSVATMARLAKLPNIVGVKDATGDLVRPLRTRIEIGPDFCQLSGEDATATAFLAQGGVGCISVTANVAPGLCARMQDAWARGDLAEMARVRDLLMPLHHALFVETSPGPVKYAASLLGKCAEDMRLPMVPPTQATRDVVRAALVKTGLLT, encoded by the coding sequence ATGTTCAGGGGGTCGATCGTCGCTCTGATCACGCCGTTCAGGAACGGCGGTATCGACGAGCGCGCCTTCCAGGATTTCGTCGAATGGCAGATCGCGGAAGGTACCCATGGACTGGTTCCCGTGGGCACCACCGGCGAGTCCACCACGCTGTCGCACGAGGAACATCGCCGGGTCATCCAGCTCTGCGTCGAGGTTTCGCGCGGGCGCGTGCCGGTCATCGCCGGCACCGGCTCCAACTCCACGGAAGAGGCGATCAGCCTCACGCGCTTTGCCAAGGAGGCCGGCGCGACGGCGGCTCTGGTCGTCACGCCCTACTACAACAAGCCCACGCAGGAAGGTCTGTACGCGCATTACAAGGCCATCCACGATGCCGTCGATCTGCCCATCGTCATCTACAACATTCCCGGCCGCAGCGTCGTGGACATGAGTGTGGCGACCATGGCGCGGCTGGCGAAGCTGCCGAACATCGTCGGCGTCAAGGATGCCACCGGCGATCTGGTGCGGCCGCTGCGGACCCGCATCGAGATCGGACCCGATTTCTGCCAGCTTTCCGGCGAGGATGCCACCGCCACCGCCTTCCTGGCGCAGGGCGGCGTCGGCTGCATCTCCGTCACGGCGAACGTCGCCCCGGGCCTCTGCGCCCGGATGCAGGATGCCTGGGCGCGGGGTGACCTTGCTGAAATGGCGCGGGTCCGCGACCTGCTGATGCCGCTGCATCATGCCCTCTTCGTCGAAACCAGCCCTGGTCCGGTGAAGTATGCGGCCAGCCTTCTCGGCAAGTGTGCCGAGGACATGCGGCTGCCCATGGTGCCCCCGACCCAGGCCACCCGCGATGTCGTGCGGGCGGCCCTGGTGAAGACCGGATTGTTGACCTGA
- a CDS encoding lytic transglycosylase domain-containing protein: MGRNKRGLRAALAALTLAAALSWPAFSPARAELTSADVQTYRQAFKAAEQGRFAEARQIADRAREDLPAKVIRWLDLTRPTTDADFRTLADFLEKNPDWPNQAALKRNAEGRMQGLSDKEVLSWFRKNPPLTTAGFLRHVDALLATGDSATATRLVRERYVQGTFGAVEERDYRRRFTSILRPQDHWARLDRLLWDEDEAGAQRVMPLVDKGRQNLALARLALAGMSGGVDGAIRRIPSNLVDDPGLAYERLRWRRRKDMDAGALEALAKPPKDLGRPEAWWTERHIMARRLIEKGQYQRAYQLAVAHGTTEGLPFAQAEFLSGWLALRFLKKPDVALRHFETLYRGVGTPISKSRGAYWAGRAAQTLGDKERAKTWFQIAAAHGTTFYGLLAADELGMPPAAAIPRAPEITAEQRGAFEKRELVRVARMMARIQGSDGSLTELFLRRMAIVAKSDADYSLTARLAEDLGRPDLAVTTARQGLQDGWAVVDGGYPLLDRKLAARPEPALVHAIVRQESTFDSDAVSPAGARGLMQMMPATAQHLAKQLGVKHTHEKLTADPDYNVRLGSTYMLGLLERFGGSYVLAIAAYNAGQGRVAGWLRDIGDPRSGSMDVVDWIETIPIYETRNYVQRVMENLHVYRTRLGAPPLSMTDDLKRGSAGAG, from the coding sequence ATGGGGCGAAACAAGCGCGGCCTGCGGGCCGCCCTCGCGGCCCTGACGCTCGCGGCCGCCCTCTCCTGGCCTGCCTTCTCGCCCGCCCGGGCCGAGCTGACCTCGGCCGACGTGCAGACCTACCGGCAGGCCTTCAAGGCAGCGGAACAGGGCCGTTTCGCGGAGGCGCGGCAGATCGCCGACCGGGCGCGAGAAGACCTTCCTGCCAAGGTCATCCGCTGGCTGGACCTGACCCGGCCGACGACGGACGCCGATTTCCGCACCCTGGCCGACTTCCTGGAGAAGAACCCGGACTGGCCGAACCAGGCTGCGCTGAAACGCAACGCCGAAGGCCGGATGCAGGGGCTCTCCGACAAGGAGGTGCTGTCCTGGTTCCGCAAGAACCCGCCGCTGACGACCGCCGGCTTCCTGCGTCATGTCGATGCGCTGCTGGCCACGGGCGACAGCGCCACCGCCACCCGTCTGGTCCGCGAGCGGTATGTGCAGGGCACCTTCGGAGCGGTGGAGGAACGCGATTACCGCAGGCGCTTCACCAGCATCCTGCGGCCCCAGGACCACTGGGCCCGGCTGGACCGGCTGCTCTGGGACGAGGACGAGGCCGGCGCCCAGCGGGTGATGCCGCTGGTGGACAAGGGGCGGCAGAACCTGGCGCTGGCCCGGCTCGCGCTCGCCGGCATGTCCGGCGGCGTCGACGGCGCGATCCGGCGGATTCCCAGCAATCTGGTGGACGATCCCGGCCTTGCCTATGAGCGTCTGCGCTGGCGGCGGCGCAAGGACATGGATGCGGGTGCGCTGGAAGCCCTGGCAAAGCCCCCGAAGGACCTGGGCCGGCCGGAGGCGTGGTGGACCGAGCGCCACATCATGGCCCGCCGCCTGATCGAGAAAGGACAGTACCAGCGCGCCTATCAGCTTGCCGTGGCGCACGGCACGACGGAGGGGCTGCCCTTCGCCCAGGCCGAGTTCCTGTCGGGCTGGCTGGCGCTGCGCTTCCTGAAGAAGCCGGATGTGGCGCTCCGGCATTTCGAAACCCTGTACCGGGGCGTCGGCACGCCGATCAGCAAGTCGCGCGGCGCCTACTGGGCCGGGCGCGCCGCACAGACCCTGGGCGATAAGGAGCGGGCGAAGACCTGGTTCCAGATCGCCGCGGCGCACGGCACCACCTTCTACGGCCTGCTGGCCGCGGACGAGCTGGGAATGCCGCCTGCCGCCGCCATTCCCAGGGCGCCGGAGATCACCGCGGAGCAGCGCGGCGCGTTCGAGAAGCGGGAACTGGTGCGCGTCGCCCGCATGATGGCCCGGATCCAGGGAAGCGATGGCTCCCTGACCGAGCTGTTCCTGCGCCGGATGGCCATCGTGGCCAAGAGCGACGCCGACTACAGCCTGACCGCCCGGCTGGCGGAGGATCTGGGGCGGCCCGATCTGGCGGTCACCACGGCACGCCAGGGGCTCCAGGACGGCTGGGCGGTGGTGGACGGGGGCTATCCGCTGCTCGACCGGAAGCTGGCGGCCCGGCCCGAACCGGCCCTGGTCCATGCCATCGTGCGCCAGGAGAGCACCTTCGACTCCGATGCCGTCAGCCCGGCCGGCGCCCGCGGCCTGATGCAGATGATGCCGGCCACGGCGCAGCATCTGGCGAAGCAGCTCGGCGTGAAGCACACGCACGAAAAGCTCACGGCGGACCCGGACTACAATGTCCGCCTGGGCAGCACCTACATGCTGGGGCTGCTGGAACGCTTCGGCGGCTCCTACGTGCTGGCCATCGCCGCCTACAATGCCGGGCAGGGACGCGTGGCCGGCTGGCTGCGGGATATCGGCGACCCGCGCAGCGGAAGCATGGACGTGGTGGACTGGATCGAGACGATCCCGATCTATGAGACCCGCAACTATGTGCAAAGGGTCATGGAGAACCTGCATGTCTACCGCACGCGACTGGGCGCGCCGCCCCTGTCCATGACGGACGACCTGAAACGGGGCAGCGCAGGAGCCGGATGA
- a CDS encoding DUF2934 domain-containing protein, translated as MDDLEKRISQRAYEIWEREGRPDGRQEEHWSRAREELLALAEFSTPGSVLEPVPEPGEDREAATTDAAPSPAETPRRRGRGSRSADPATMPGVHAPEPGAAERGTAPASRRAGRSRGGSGEAAGSMRPAEGNDGPVSDGGSPSPESEMAGAATGTRRTSRSRKSEA; from the coding sequence ATGGACGATCTGGAGAAGCGTATCAGCCAGCGGGCTTACGAGATCTGGGAACGCGAAGGTCGGCCCGACGGGCGGCAGGAGGAACACTGGTCGCGGGCCCGCGAGGAGCTTCTGGCCCTGGCGGAATTCTCCACGCCCGGATCCGTCCTGGAGCCCGTGCCGGAACCGGGTGAGGACCGCGAAGCGGCCACGACGGACGCAGCCCCGTCCCCGGCAGAAACCCCGCGCCGTCGCGGCAGGGGAAGCCGGTCGGCCGATCCGGCGACGATGCCCGGGGTTCATGCCCCGGAGCCGGGCGCTGCGGAGAGGGGAACTGCTCCGGCCTCCCGGCGTGCGGGTCGGTCCCGGGGCGGAAGCGGCGAGGCTGCCGGTTCCATGCGGCCGGCCGAGGGGAACGACGGGCCGGTATCGGACGGCGGCTCTCCGTCGCCTGAGAGCGAAATGGCGGGCGCCGCCACCGGCACCCGCCGCACATCGCGCAGCCGCAAGTCCGAGGCCTGA
- a CDS encoding DUF6065 family protein, with protein MSARTGPDAREGACGADPVKLICYPTSGFVPDIRPAPLARDWMDATVDRFAYRCLPLNIANTHGWEVLAPAGFSAVWSGGDRKDAIRIESDAPADTLPLSHFGVGVLTFHIHCLLRTEPGINLWVGGPVNRPKDAIQALSGVIETDWSPYSFTMNWKFTRPNWTVRFEKGEPICFFFPLNRDLVEATEPEMRVLESDPEVAGLHRAWVEGRTSFLQDLPVEGSRAQAEAWQKTYFRGRRPDGAPGIPDHRTKLVLRPFPGTPANSP; from the coding sequence GTGTCAGCTCGCACGGGTCCCGACGCCCGTGAGGGGGCCTGTGGAGCCGATCCCGTGAAACTGATCTGCTACCCGACCTCGGGTTTCGTCCCGGATATCCGGCCAGCCCCTCTGGCCCGGGACTGGATGGATGCAACCGTGGATAGGTTCGCCTATCGCTGCCTGCCGCTGAACATCGCCAACACCCATGGCTGGGAGGTTCTCGCTCCAGCCGGCTTCAGCGCGGTCTGGTCGGGAGGCGACCGCAAGGACGCGATCCGGATCGAGTCCGACGCGCCGGCCGACACCTTGCCGTTGAGCCATTTCGGTGTCGGGGTGCTGACCTTCCACATCCATTGCCTGTTGCGCACCGAACCCGGGATCAATCTCTGGGTGGGAGGGCCGGTGAACCGGCCGAAAGATGCGATCCAGGCCCTGTCGGGCGTGATCGAGACGGACTGGTCCCCCTACAGCTTCACCATGAACTGGAAGTTCACCCGGCCGAACTGGACCGTGCGCTTCGAGAAGGGGGAGCCGATCTGCTTCTTCTTCCCCCTGAACCGTGACCTGGTGGAGGCGACGGAGCCGGAGATGCGCGTGCTGGAGAGCGATCCCGAGGTCGCCGGGTTGCACCGTGCCTGGGTCGAGGGACGCACCAGCTTCCTTCAGGACCTGCCCGTCGAAGGCTCGCGCGCCCAGGCGGAAGCGTGGCAGAAGACCTATTTCCGGGGGCGCCGCCCTGATGGAGCGCCCGGCATCCCGGATCATCGGACGAAGCTGGTGCTGCGGCCGTTCCCGGGGACACCGGCGAACAGCCCGTAG
- a CDS encoding DMT family transporter yields the protein MMRVAEGHVGGTPLARAERRALMLLALGTAAIALSPIFFRLSEIGPIASAFWRVTLALPLLGLWRVAEIKRNGGAGSPRNLRDWAGLFAAGLFFAGDLAFWHWSLTHTTVANATLFANSAPVFVTLVGWLFFRRRFSPRFLLGLTGALAGAGLLIGASVQIGPDHVVGDGLGMVTAMFLAGYLITVERLRMRFSTATIMVWSAVAGALSLLLLALATEPVLVPHTATGWLVLLGLAVISHAGGQSLIAYSMAHLPVAFTSVSLLLQPLLAAIFAAVLLGEAIGGLQVAGGIVILAGIVLARQGSR from the coding sequence ATGATGCGCGTCGCTGAAGGGCATGTCGGCGGGACTCCGCTCGCCCGGGCGGAGCGCCGTGCTCTCATGTTGCTGGCTCTGGGCACGGCGGCCATCGCTCTTTCCCCCATCTTCTTCAGACTGAGCGAAATCGGTCCCATCGCAAGTGCCTTCTGGCGTGTGACGCTGGCGCTTCCTCTTCTGGGGTTGTGGCGCGTGGCCGAGATCAAGCGGAACGGCGGAGCCGGAAGCCCACGGAACCTGCGCGACTGGGCGGGTCTGTTCGCGGCAGGCTTGTTCTTCGCCGGCGATCTCGCCTTCTGGCACTGGTCGTTGACGCACACGACGGTGGCGAATGCCACGTTGTTTGCCAATTCGGCGCCGGTCTTCGTGACGCTTGTCGGCTGGCTGTTCTTCCGCCGCCGGTTCAGTCCACGCTTTCTGCTCGGCCTCACGGGTGCGCTGGCCGGCGCCGGCCTGCTGATCGGGGCGAGTGTGCAGATCGGTCCCGACCATGTCGTCGGCGACGGACTGGGCATGGTGACGGCCATGTTCCTTGCCGGCTATCTGATCACGGTCGAGAGGCTGCGCATGCGCTTCTCCACCGCCACCATCATGGTCTGGAGTGCCGTTGCCGGCGCCCTGTCGCTGCTGCTGCTGGCGCTCGCCACGGAGCCGGTACTGGTGCCCCATACGGCGACCGGCTGGCTGGTGCTGCTCGGCCTTGCCGTGATCAGCCATGCCGGGGGGCAGAGCCTGATCGCCTATTCCATGGCGCACCTGCCGGTGGCCTTCACCTCCGTCTCGCTGCTGTTGCAACCCCTTCTGGCGGCGATCTTCGCGGCGGTGCTGCTGGGCGAAGCGATCGGCGGTCTGCAGGTGGCGGGCGGTATCGTCATCCTGGCCGGGATCGTGCTGGCGCGACAGGGCAGCCGCTGA